In Daphnia magna isolate NIES linkage group LG5, ASM2063170v1.1, whole genome shotgun sequence, a single genomic region encodes these proteins:
- the LOC123472305 gene encoding uncharacterized protein LOC123472305, whose protein sequence is MSKAKPGPAIQTLIMLYKSLVRSLMDYGSIAYGSSSKSNLAKLDVIGRSILRTILGSRQSTPVEILYAETGTEPFLWRTRWLTSKYLVKMSHKPRNPMYELAMQLVTSETVWKTRSTPGLMKEYEAIKGLGIKLFLPQSALPSEYQYPSPSRLPLCRTAWFPLTKKQAMACRTRTTTLFSALNQQIPPSTIRVYTDGAKSADPDKTTCAVYIPSLGFEKAWTLTVGSSVFTAELNGILQALKHIYNLDDHPPEVIVFYDSSSAMQTVASFSLSDNEAVTSTHELIANLKSSGTRTTLIWIPSHTGIDGNEKVDKLASEECGNQNSNETTNRLSPSEIISTIKSNWAASFLQSLRSCQKS, encoded by the coding sequence ATGTCCAAAGCGAAACCAGGCCCGGCAATCCAAACGCTCATCATGCTGTACAAAAGCCTTGTCCGTAGTCTTATGGACTACGGATCCATAGCTTACGGTAGCTCAAGCAAGTCTAACTTAGCGAAGCTAGATGTGATTGGCCGCTCTATCCTTAGGACGATCCTTGGCTCGAGACAATCCACACCGGTGGAAATCCTGTACGCCGAAACAGGCACAGAACCCTTCCTGTGGAGAACCAGATGGTTAACAAGCAAGTACCTGGTTAAAATGAGCCACAAGCCCCGCAACCCAATGTACGAACTGGCTATGCAACTCGTCACTTCCGAAACGGTTTGGAAGACTAGAAGCACCCCCGGCTTAATGAAAGAATACGAAGCAATAAAAGGGCTAGGGATCAAACTTTTCCTCCCCCAATCAGCGCTACCATCAGAATATCAATACCCGTCACCTAGCCGACTTCCTCTGTGCAGAACCGCTTGGTTCCCCTTAACCAAAAAACAGGCAATGGCGTGTAGAACACGGACGACGACTCTTTTCTCAGCCCTCAACCAACAAATTCCACCTTCCACGATCAGGGTCTACACAGACGGTGCAAAATCAGCTGACCCCGACAAAACAACATGCGCGGTATATATACCGTCCTTAGGTTTTGAAAAAGCGTGGACCCTAACCGTAGGGTCTAGTGTCTTCACGGCAGAACTGAACGGCATACTGCAAGCGCTAAAGCACATATATAACCTCGACGACCATCCTCCTGAAGTAATAGTGTTCTATGACTCAAGCTCAGCAATGCAAACAGTAGCATCATTCTCGTTATCTGATAACGAAGCAGTCACAAGCACCCACGAACTGATCGCGAACCTCAAATCCAGCGGTACACGGACGACACTAATTTGGATCCCGAGCCATACGGGGATAGATGGAAACGAGAAAGTAGACAAACTAGCTTCAGAAGAGTGTGGCAATCAAAACAGCAACGAAACCACCAACCGACTATCTCCAAGCGAAATTATATCTACGATCAAATCCAATTGGGCCGCGAGCTTCCTCCAGAGTCTACGCTCGTGCCAAAAGAGCTGA
- the LOC116923531 gene encoding ABC transporter G family member 20 isoform X1 — MIRHSLRRMTNSTEGTAIVSPSRHVESETHSNSIGSCARVVPAVLIRNAIKRYGFGKGSCPVLDELHMNVKKGTIYGLLGASGCGKTTLLSCLVGRRRLDSGNVLVFGHEPGSVESGIPGPRVGYMPQELALHGYFTINETLHYFGRIFNLKAEFVNAQLEFLTKLLDLPPSNRYVKTLSGGQQRRVSFAVALFHEPELLILDEPTVGVDPLLRYSIWNHLVRQSVDHGRTVIVTTHYIEEARQANTIGMMRSGRLLTEESPENLLRMYALSSLEDVFLKLCMKDNGITLSEEATVSNPAGRAADQRQESSSNVSSDDSICQLESSEISIDRGHQSEVSFPAACFKKVLPNPGISSTNVNSETSSVVMFTGSCSSTTSSNSRNRNFTAPLFSSHRLIALVRKNYLHTFRNVGMFVFIYLLPLIQATIFNLTLGHEPTGLMVGIVNDEVEPSQGRLCNYTTACSYSMLSCRYLRYIRDNIIQVPYENLTEALEAGRSGEVWGVIHFGHNFTEEFEKRQADGDSATLENIIRSRIGINMDSSNHLIHAFIERWILEAFGDFFKDFMRSCEREPEAGYIPLEFLEPVYGQKETQFTEFMAPAFTVLIVYFMGVSLTSGVFISERQQGLLDRCMVAGVQMTEILMSHLINQFTAMIGQTALVFICMLLIFNIPCHGSLTLAICITFLQSFVGMSFGLLIATVCDSEIGALLISQASFLPFTVICGVSWPIEGMSFYLRFVAYSMPMTYAIESLRCVFTRGWGIEQPDVYVGIIISVAWILALLAMCVIVLRARKYAS; from the exons ATGATCAG ACATTCGTTGCGAAGAATGACGAACAGCACGGAAGGAACGGCGATAGTGTCGCCGTCACGTCACGTCGAAAGTGAAACACACAGCAACAGCATTGGCAGTTGTGCTCGCGTAGTTCCGGCTGTCCTTATCCGGAACGCGATTAAAAGATATGGTTTCGGAAAAGGAAGCTGTCCAGTCCTCGACGAACTTCACATGAATGTTAAAAAAGGGACAAT ATACGGATTGCTGGGGGCCAGCGGCTGTGGCAAGACAACCCTTTTGAGCTGCCTTGTTGGCCGTCGCAGATTAGACAGCGGAAACGTGCTCGTCTTTGGTCACGAGCCCGGCTCTGTGGAGAGCGGAATACCCGGTCCGCGAGTTGGATACATGCCACAAGAACTCGCCCTGCACGGCTACTTTACCATTAATGAGACATTGCATTATTTTGGTCGCATCTTTAATTTGAAAGCAGAGTTCGTCAATGCCCAACTGGAATTTCTAACCAAGTTGTTGGACCTTCCACCGAGCAATCGTTACGTAAAAACGCTGAGTGGGGGTCAGCAGCGACGAGTTTCCTTTGCTGTCGCCCTGTTTCACGAACCTGAATTGTTAATTTTGGACGAACCGACTGTTGGCGTTGATCCTTTACTTAGATACAG TATCTGGAATCATCTTGTCCGTCAGAGCGTTGATCACGGAAGAACCGTCATTGTCACAACCCATTACATTGAAGAAGCTCGACAAGCTAACACG ATTGGTATGATGCGTTCAGGTCGCCTTCTAACAGAAGAATCGCCAGAGAATCTGCTACGGATGTATGCCCTTTCGTCGTTAGAAGACGTATTCCTGAAACTCTGCATGAAAGATAATGGTATCACGCTCAGCGAGGAAGCCACAGTTTCTAACCCAGCTGGCCGTGCTGCAGATCAAAGGCAAGAAAGCAGTAGCAATGTGTCGTCTGATGACAGCATCTGTCAACTGGAAAGCTCTGAAATCAGCATCGACCGTGGTCATCAGAGCGAAGTGTCTTTTCCTGCTGCTTGTTTTAAA AAGGTACTGCCCAATCCTGGTATTAGTAGTACGAATGTTAATAGTGAAACCAGCAGCGTTGTAATGTTCACCGGCAGTTGCAGCAGTACGACGTCTAGCAATAGCCGAAACCGCAATTTCACGGCGCCTTTATTCTCTTCGCATCGTCTTATTGCACTAGTTCGGAAAAATTATTTGCATACTTTCCGGAATGTCGG GATGTTTGTGTTTATTTACTTGTTGCCTCTTATTCAAGCAACGATTTTTAATTTAACGCTGGGACATGAGCCGACTGGCCTCATGGTGGGCATCGTTAACGATGAGGTGGAACCTAGCCAAGGCCGACTCTGTAACTACACGACGGCTTGCTCCTATTCCATGCTCAGTTGTCGCTACCTTCGGTACATACGAGACAATATCATTCAG GTTCCATACGAAAATTTGACGGAAGCATTGGAAGCTGGAAGAAGCGGTGAAGTGTGGGGGGTCATCCATTTCGGACACAATTTCACCGAGGAGTTCGAGAAGCGGCAGGCTGACGGTGATTCGGCAACGCTAGAAAACATTATCAGAAGTCGAATTGGCATTAACATGGATTCTTCCA ATCACCTTATTCACGCGTTTATTGAAAGATGGATTCTGGAAGCTTTTGGggattttttcaaagattttatGAGATCTTGTGAACGCGAGCCAGAAGCCGGTTACATTCCTTTGGAG TTTCTGGAACCGGTTTATGGCCAAAAGGAAACCCAGTTTACCGAATTCATGGCCCCCGCTTTCACCGTGTT GATTGTGTATTTCATGGGAGTCTCCTTGACTTCTGGTGTCTTCATTTCTGAAAGACAACAAGGTCTTCTCGATCGTTGCATGGTGGCAG GCGTACAGATGACGGAGATTTTAATGAGCCACTTGATCAATCAATTTACAGCGATGATTGGCCAGACAGCGCTGGTTTTTATCTGTATGCTACTTATCTTCAACATTCCTTGCCACGGCAGTCTTACTCTAGCGATTTGTATTACTTTTCTACAAAGCTTTGTCGGAATGTCTTTTG GTTTACTGATAGCCACAGTATGCGACAGTGAAATTGGCGCCCTCTTAATTTCGCAAGCCAGTTTTCTCCCTTTTACTGTTATCTGTGGTGTTAGTTGGCCGATTGAAGGCATGTCGTTCTATCTCCGTTTCGTAGCCTACTCTATGCCCATGACGTATGCTATAGAATCTTTGAGATGTGTTTTCACTCGTGGTTGGGGTATAGAACAGCCCGATGTGTACGTGGGAATCATAATCAGTGTTGCATGGATATTGGCTTTATTGGCTATGTGTGTGATTGTTTTACGAGCAAGAAAATATGCCAGTTAG
- the LOC116923551 gene encoding ribosome biogenesis protein WDR12 homolog, with protein sequence MAALKKSMSTDERQIQVRFVTKQEKYALPEAPFSIPCGIKADLLSVLVNNLLRETRETGWEEVEFDFLISGEFVRLPVVEHLKLKDINTEVTIDIEYLERFPAPEPEDSLNHDDWVSASHCFKDWILTGSYDNTLHIWKTDGSHKTTIPGHCGPIKGVRWIEITGSLATFASVSHDQTVMIWTVDLETYAVERVHIGRGHERSIECVDVDKNSSFLATGGWDHMLKIWAATSDSVLTTEIDDGENQKLSTVNPGKSLRRTPLMTLPGHKEAISSVVWTESNEIFSSSWDHTIKLWDAELGGLKSEIVGNKSFFCVSYSPLNQTLVSASADRHVRLYDARSQEGSVVKSTFTSHVGWVSTVCWSTTHERLFISGGHDNILKLWDSRSPNAPLYDMVGHEGKILCADWSNPSLMVSGATDNTLKIFKSQA encoded by the exons ATGgcagcattaaaaaaaagtatgtcAACGGACGAACGCCAAATTCAAGTGAGATTTGTAACAAAACAGGAAAA GTATGCTCTCCCGGAAGCTCCGTTTTCAATTCCTTGTGGAATAAAAGCCGATTTGCTTAGTGTACTAGTCAATAATTTGCTTCGTG AAACTCGTGAGACAGGATGGGAAGAAGTGGAATTTGATTTCTTAATATCTGGGGAATTTGTGAGACTCCCTGTTgttgaacatttaaaattgaaagATATCAATACTGAAGTTACCATAGATATTGAGTATCTTGAAAGGTTTCCCGCTCCTGAACCGGAAGATAGTTTGAATCATGATGACTGGGTATCTGCATCCCATTGTTTTAAGGATTG GATTTTGACAGGGTCTTATGATAACACTCTGCATATATGGAAAACTGATGGCTCTCACAAGACAACCATTCCTGGTCATTGTGGCCCAATAAAAGGAGTCCGATGGATTGAAATAACAGGATCTCTTGCCACTTTTGCAAG cGTTTCACATGACCAAACTGTTATGATCTGGACAGTGGATCTGGAAACATACGCGGTTGAGCGTGTGCATATTGGACGAGGACATGAGCGCTCCATTGAGTGTGTGGATGTAGATAAAAATTCATCCTTTCTTGCCACTGGAGGATGGGATCACATGCTTAAAATCTGGGCTGCTA cttctGATTCAGTTCTAACAACTGAAATCGATGATGgtgaaaaccaaaaattatcTACTGTTAACCCTGGGAAATCCCTGAGGCGT ACACCCTTGATGACTTTACCTGGTCATAAAGAAGCGATATCTTCAGTTGTTTGGACAGAAAGCAACGAGATATTTAGTTCATCGTGGGATCACACTATCAAACTGTGGGACGCTGAGTTAGGAGGACTAAAATCTGAAATAGTTGGAAACAAgtctttcttttgtgtttcaTATTCTCCTCTAAACCAAACCCTTGTCTCTGCATCAGCTGACCGCCATGTTCGGCTGTATGATGCTCGATCGCAag AAGGATCAGTTGTAAAATCCACCTTCACTTCCCACGTTGGTTGGGTGTCAACAGTTTGTTGGTCTACCACACATGAAAGATTGTTCATATCAGGAGGACATGATAACATTTTAAAGCTATGGGATAGTCGAAG TCCAAATGCACCATTGTATGACATGGTAGGGCATGAAGGCAAAATTCTTTGCGCCGATTGGTCAAATCCTTCATTGATGGTAAGTGGTGCAACGGATAATACATTGAAGATCTTTAAGTCGCAAGCATAA
- the LOC116923531 gene encoding ABC transporter G family member 20 isoform X2 → MTNSTEGTAIVSPSRHVESETHSNSIGSCARVVPAVLIRNAIKRYGFGKGSCPVLDELHMNVKKGTIYGLLGASGCGKTTLLSCLVGRRRLDSGNVLVFGHEPGSVESGIPGPRVGYMPQELALHGYFTINETLHYFGRIFNLKAEFVNAQLEFLTKLLDLPPSNRYVKTLSGGQQRRVSFAVALFHEPELLILDEPTVGVDPLLRYSIWNHLVRQSVDHGRTVIVTTHYIEEARQANTIGMMRSGRLLTEESPENLLRMYALSSLEDVFLKLCMKDNGITLSEEATVSNPAGRAADQRQESSSNVSSDDSICQLESSEISIDRGHQSEVSFPAACFKKVLPNPGISSTNVNSETSSVVMFTGSCSSTTSSNSRNRNFTAPLFSSHRLIALVRKNYLHTFRNVGMFVFIYLLPLIQATIFNLTLGHEPTGLMVGIVNDEVEPSQGRLCNYTTACSYSMLSCRYLRYIRDNIIQVPYENLTEALEAGRSGEVWGVIHFGHNFTEEFEKRQADGDSATLENIIRSRIGINMDSSNHLIHAFIERWILEAFGDFFKDFMRSCEREPEAGYIPLEFLEPVYGQKETQFTEFMAPAFTVLIVYFMGVSLTSGVFISERQQGLLDRCMVAGVQMTEILMSHLINQFTAMIGQTALVFICMLLIFNIPCHGSLTLAICITFLQSFVGMSFGLLIATVCDSEIGALLISQASFLPFTVICGVSWPIEGMSFYLRFVAYSMPMTYAIESLRCVFTRGWGIEQPDVYVGIIISVAWILALLAMCVIVLRARKYAS, encoded by the exons ATGACGAACAGCACGGAAGGAACGGCGATAGTGTCGCCGTCACGTCACGTCGAAAGTGAAACACACAGCAACAGCATTGGCAGTTGTGCTCGCGTAGTTCCGGCTGTCCTTATCCGGAACGCGATTAAAAGATATGGTTTCGGAAAAGGAAGCTGTCCAGTCCTCGACGAACTTCACATGAATGTTAAAAAAGGGACAAT ATACGGATTGCTGGGGGCCAGCGGCTGTGGCAAGACAACCCTTTTGAGCTGCCTTGTTGGCCGTCGCAGATTAGACAGCGGAAACGTGCTCGTCTTTGGTCACGAGCCCGGCTCTGTGGAGAGCGGAATACCCGGTCCGCGAGTTGGATACATGCCACAAGAACTCGCCCTGCACGGCTACTTTACCATTAATGAGACATTGCATTATTTTGGTCGCATCTTTAATTTGAAAGCAGAGTTCGTCAATGCCCAACTGGAATTTCTAACCAAGTTGTTGGACCTTCCACCGAGCAATCGTTACGTAAAAACGCTGAGTGGGGGTCAGCAGCGACGAGTTTCCTTTGCTGTCGCCCTGTTTCACGAACCTGAATTGTTAATTTTGGACGAACCGACTGTTGGCGTTGATCCTTTACTTAGATACAG TATCTGGAATCATCTTGTCCGTCAGAGCGTTGATCACGGAAGAACCGTCATTGTCACAACCCATTACATTGAAGAAGCTCGACAAGCTAACACG ATTGGTATGATGCGTTCAGGTCGCCTTCTAACAGAAGAATCGCCAGAGAATCTGCTACGGATGTATGCCCTTTCGTCGTTAGAAGACGTATTCCTGAAACTCTGCATGAAAGATAATGGTATCACGCTCAGCGAGGAAGCCACAGTTTCTAACCCAGCTGGCCGTGCTGCAGATCAAAGGCAAGAAAGCAGTAGCAATGTGTCGTCTGATGACAGCATCTGTCAACTGGAAAGCTCTGAAATCAGCATCGACCGTGGTCATCAGAGCGAAGTGTCTTTTCCTGCTGCTTGTTTTAAA AAGGTACTGCCCAATCCTGGTATTAGTAGTACGAATGTTAATAGTGAAACCAGCAGCGTTGTAATGTTCACCGGCAGTTGCAGCAGTACGACGTCTAGCAATAGCCGAAACCGCAATTTCACGGCGCCTTTATTCTCTTCGCATCGTCTTATTGCACTAGTTCGGAAAAATTATTTGCATACTTTCCGGAATGTCGG GATGTTTGTGTTTATTTACTTGTTGCCTCTTATTCAAGCAACGATTTTTAATTTAACGCTGGGACATGAGCCGACTGGCCTCATGGTGGGCATCGTTAACGATGAGGTGGAACCTAGCCAAGGCCGACTCTGTAACTACACGACGGCTTGCTCCTATTCCATGCTCAGTTGTCGCTACCTTCGGTACATACGAGACAATATCATTCAG GTTCCATACGAAAATTTGACGGAAGCATTGGAAGCTGGAAGAAGCGGTGAAGTGTGGGGGGTCATCCATTTCGGACACAATTTCACCGAGGAGTTCGAGAAGCGGCAGGCTGACGGTGATTCGGCAACGCTAGAAAACATTATCAGAAGTCGAATTGGCATTAACATGGATTCTTCCA ATCACCTTATTCACGCGTTTATTGAAAGATGGATTCTGGAAGCTTTTGGggattttttcaaagattttatGAGATCTTGTGAACGCGAGCCAGAAGCCGGTTACATTCCTTTGGAG TTTCTGGAACCGGTTTATGGCCAAAAGGAAACCCAGTTTACCGAATTCATGGCCCCCGCTTTCACCGTGTT GATTGTGTATTTCATGGGAGTCTCCTTGACTTCTGGTGTCTTCATTTCTGAAAGACAACAAGGTCTTCTCGATCGTTGCATGGTGGCAG GCGTACAGATGACGGAGATTTTAATGAGCCACTTGATCAATCAATTTACAGCGATGATTGGCCAGACAGCGCTGGTTTTTATCTGTATGCTACTTATCTTCAACATTCCTTGCCACGGCAGTCTTACTCTAGCGATTTGTATTACTTTTCTACAAAGCTTTGTCGGAATGTCTTTTG GTTTACTGATAGCCACAGTATGCGACAGTGAAATTGGCGCCCTCTTAATTTCGCAAGCCAGTTTTCTCCCTTTTACTGTTATCTGTGGTGTTAGTTGGCCGATTGAAGGCATGTCGTTCTATCTCCGTTTCGTAGCCTACTCTATGCCCATGACGTATGCTATAGAATCTTTGAGATGTGTTTTCACTCGTGGTTGGGGTATAGAACAGCCCGATGTGTACGTGGGAATCATAATCAGTGTTGCATGGATATTGGCTTTATTGGCTATGTGTGTGATTGTTTTACGAGCAAGAAAATATGCCAGTTAG